The proteins below are encoded in one region of Syntrophorhabdaceae bacterium:
- the secF gene encoding protein translocase subunit SecF, with product MKFIEIVKDTKIDFIGFKNKAFIISGILCLLGIFAFIMVSLGKANLSVDFTGGVQLHGRFNEKVDIGTLRAVLLSGGIKDVQIQEISGTNEFLIKTKGDESGEQDVQKKLETILSKEMGGKGFRVLASNMVGATVGKALKRNALIAMAISFICIIIYIAWRFTFIFGIAATVATFHDVLSLLGIFYVFNLEMNILFITALLTIAGYSLTDTVVIFDRLRENMTRMKSKTDFAHVINISINSVLSRTLITSITTLLAVGAILFLGGKTLFDFSFALFVGVVIGTYSSVFVACPLVFLWRKRVR from the coding sequence ATGAAGTTTATAGAGATTGTTAAAGACACAAAGATAGATTTCATAGGTTTCAAAAACAAGGCTTTTATTATATCCGGAATACTTTGTCTCCTTGGCATATTTGCTTTTATAATGGTTTCTTTGGGTAAGGCAAACTTAAGCGTTGATTTTACCGGTGGGGTTCAGTTACATGGAAGATTTAATGAAAAGGTGGATATAGGGACATTAAGGGCAGTGCTTTTATCAGGGGGGATAAAGGATGTTCAGATTCAGGAGATAAGCGGGACAAACGAATTTCTCATAAAGACAAAAGGTGATGAATCTGGTGAGCAGGATGTTCAGAAGAAGTTAGAGACAATATTGAGTAAAGAGATGGGCGGCAAAGGCTTTCGCGTCCTTGCAAGTAACATGGTGGGTGCTACGGTGGGAAAGGCGTTAAAGAGGAATGCCTTAATAGCCATGGCTATATCATTTATTTGTATAATCATATACATTGCCTGGCGTTTTACCTTTATTTTTGGCATTGCTGCTACAGTTGCCACATTTCACGATGTCCTGTCGCTCCTGGGCATTTTTTATGTATTTAACCTGGAGATGAATATACTTTTCATAACCGCGCTTTTGACAATTGCAGGTTATTCGCTTACAGATACCGTAGTTATCTTTGACAGGTTAAGAGAGAATATGACAAGGATGAAATCAAAAACGGATTTTGCCCATGTTATAAATATAAGTATAAATAGTGTTTTAAGCAGGACTTTAATAACTTCCATTACTACACTGCTTGCTGTTGGTGCAATTTTGTTTCTGGGAGGTAAGACCCTGTTTGACTTTTCTTTTGCCCTTTTTGTAGGTGTTGTGATTGGCACATATTCATCTGTTTTTGTTGCCTGTCCCCTTGTTTTTTTATGGAGGAAAAGGGTGCGTTAA
- the serS gene encoding serine--tRNA ligase: MLDSKIIREKPDLLYENLRKRGISFNVDALLKIDEKRRALIRETERLKNEKNKLSDDIARLKKVGGETKALIEHLKDTGRKIGELDEELRDTEKEWDDMMLMIPNIPHQSVPEGTTDEDNKVVKVWSEKPIFDFEPLPHWDIGEKLDILDFKRAAKITGSRFTLYKSFGAHLERALINFMLDLHTREHGYIEVLPPFMVNRQTMTGTGQLPKFEDELFKLDGIDYFLIPTAEVPVTNIYTNEILREDDLPIKFVAYTPCFRKEAGAHGKDTRGLTRQHQFNKVELVKFSAPETSYEELEGLLNNAEEVLRRLNIHYRVSLLCTGDLGFSSAKTYDIEVWLPGQNIYREISSCSNFEAFQARRAMIRYKKSNGKNEFVHTLNGSGLAIGRTVMAVLENYQMPDGSIVVPEALRPYMNGIERFGK; the protein is encoded by the coding sequence ATGCTTGATTCAAAAATTATAAGAGAAAAACCAGACCTTTTATATGAAAACTTAAGAAAAAGAGGCATAAGCTTTAACGTAGATGCCCTTTTGAAGATTGATGAAAAAAGAAGGGCCCTTATAAGAGAAACAGAAAGATTAAAGAACGAAAAAAACAAACTATCCGATGATATAGCAAGACTCAAAAAAGTAGGGGGGGAAACAAAGGCCCTTATAGAGCATCTCAAGGACACGGGAAGAAAGATTGGGGAATTAGACGAGGAATTGAGGGACACAGAAAAAGAATGGGATGATATGATGCTCATGATACCCAATATACCCCACCAATCAGTCCCGGAAGGCACTACAGATGAAGACAATAAGGTGGTAAAGGTGTGGAGTGAAAAACCAATATTTGATTTTGAGCCCCTTCCCCACTGGGATATAGGAGAGAAACTGGATATACTGGATTTTAAAAGGGCTGCCAAGATCACAGGCTCAAGGTTTACCCTTTACAAATCCTTTGGTGCACACCTTGAAAGGGCATTAATCAATTTCATGCTTGACCTCCATACAAGGGAGCACGGTTATATAGAAGTCTTACCCCCTTTTATGGTGAACAGACAGACCATGACAGGGACAGGGCAGCTTCCTAAATTCGAGGATGAATTGTTCAAACTCGATGGCATAGATTATTTCCTTATACCTACTGCTGAAGTGCCTGTAACCAATATTTATACCAATGAAATCCTAAGAGAAGATGACCTACCCATAAAGTTTGTGGCATATACACCGTGCTTCAGAAAAGAGGCAGGCGCCCATGGAAAGGATACCAGGGGGCTCACAAGACAACATCAATTCAATAAAGTGGAGCTTGTCAAGTTCAGTGCCCCTGAGACATCCTATGAAGAACTCGAGGGTCTTCTAAACAATGCAGAAGAGGTTTTAAGAAGACTAAATATACATTACAGGGTATCTTTATTGTGCACAGGGGATCTTGGGTTCTCATCGGCCAAGACATACGATATAGAGGTATGGTTGCCAGGCCAGAATATATATAGAGAGATCTCATCATGCAGTAATTTCGAGGCATTTCAGGCAAGACGGGCAATGATCAGATATAAAAAATCAAACGGCAAGAATGAGTTTGTCCATACATTGAACGGATCTGGTCTTGCAATAGGCAGAACAGTTATGGCAGTCCTTGAAAATTACCAAATGCCAGATGGCTCTATAGTGGTCCCAGAGGCGCTAAGACCATATATGAATGGGATTGAAAGGTTCGGCAAGTGA
- a CDS encoding GerMN domain-containing protein — translation MPRVYFEEEEKKGKKKFIVIILICVLIIITTLIYYSYNKKKGIKIINETKGIKELSIIYPASQWRLTKKIIQIKDNTPDKVKTDMIIKLLKDEKAIPNNVILHDYAVDDNGIIYVNLSRHMVEETKEPLREIMSLYSIVNTLIANTQNAKAVQVLIDGQVLYTLNGITYIYMPLPYNNDLMEE, via the coding sequence ATGCCACGTGTTTATTTTGAGGAAGAAGAAAAAAAGGGCAAAAAAAAGTTCATAGTCATAATTCTAATCTGCGTCCTCATAATCATCACAACCCTCATATATTACTCATATAACAAGAAAAAAGGCATTAAGATAATAAATGAGACAAAGGGCATAAAAGAACTTAGTATTATATACCCTGCCTCTCAATGGAGACTTACAAAAAAAATCATTCAGATAAAAGACAACACGCCCGATAAGGTGAAGACAGATATGATAATAAAACTACTGAAAGATGAAAAGGCAATCCCTAACAATGTTATTTTACATGATTATGCAGTGGATGATAATGGTATCATATATGTTAATCTATCAAGACATATGGTGGAAGAGACTAAGGAACCACTAAGAGAGATAATGTCCCTATATTCCATTGTAAATACACTGATTGCAAACACACAGAATGCAAAAGCAGTTCAGGTTCTCATAGACGGACAAGTTTTATATACCTTGAACGGCATAACATATATCTATATGCCATTGCCATATAATAATGATTTAATGGAGGAATAG
- a CDS encoding isochorismatase family cysteine hydrolase has product MKPAIIIVDMLQGNFQKERKGDKEEEKIIEPIRDFLEVCRGKGIPVIFACDSFLKEDFIFKGRMKPHALRGTRDTLPLAELNPKENDTIIEKRRFSAFFKTDLDQTLRTWGVDTVLIGGVNTHFCVLATALDAVCNDFYTIILEDLSAAYDSRIHQSFMDAYRYSAIYPIFRVMASKEFLALYENKDLS; this is encoded by the coding sequence ATGAAACCTGCCATAATAATAGTTGATATGCTTCAGGGCAACTTTCAAAAAGAAAGGAAGGGTGATAAAGAAGAGGAGAAGATAATAGAGCCCATAAGGGATTTCCTTGAAGTATGTAGAGGCAAAGGCATACCTGTTATCTTTGCCTGCGATAGCTTTTTAAAAGAAGATTTTATTTTTAAGGGCAGAATGAAACCCCATGCATTGAGAGGGACAAGAGACACACTACCCCTTGCTGAATTAAATCCAAAAGAAAATGATACTATCATAGAAAAAAGAAGGTTCAGTGCATTTTTCAAGACAGACCTTGATCAGACACTGAGGACATGGGGTGTAGATACCGTCCTCATAGGAGGCGTAAACACACATTTTTGTGTCCTTGCCACTGCCCTTGATGCTGTGTGTAATGATTTTTATACCATTATCCTTGAGGACTTAAGCGCTGCCTATGACAGTAGAATTCATCAGTCTTTTATGGATGCCTATAGATACTCGGCCATATACCCCATTTTCAGAGTCATGGCATCTAAGGAATTTTTAGCTCTATATGAAAATAAGGATTTATCCTGA
- a CDS encoding TatD family hydrolase, translating into MFIDSHCHLEMESYKKDRDNVIERSLKNHVLYMLTVGTEEKYFQEVNDLTVKYKNIFGAIGIHPHNSIQFNEDTAHKIKELTKRNRKIVAYGEIGLDFFKNYSPRDSQSNAFIEQIYLANELKLPIIIHSRQAKNETLEILKENRASINGGVIHCYSYDREYAKRFLDLGFYISIPGTITYSNNNQSSEVVRYVPIDRLLSETDAPFLTPVPLRGKRNEPSYVKYTVEKMAQIRKMNVEELTSYIYKNFIKLFLKGQEGDMA; encoded by the coding sequence ATGTTTATTGATTCTCACTGCCATCTTGAGATGGAATCATATAAAAAAGACAGGGATAATGTAATAGAAAGAAGCTTGAAAAATCATGTCCTTTATATGCTCACAGTGGGGACAGAGGAGAAATATTTTCAAGAAGTCAATGATCTAACTGTAAAATATAAAAACATTTTTGGTGCAATAGGGATACATCCCCATAACAGCATACAGTTTAATGAAGATACCGCCCATAAGATAAAAGAATTAACAAAGAGGAATAGAAAGATAGTGGCTTATGGAGAGATAGGTTTAGATTTTTTTAAAAATTATTCACCCAGAGACTCACAGAGCAATGCCTTTATTGAGCAGATTTACCTTGCAAATGAACTAAAATTACCCATAATAATACACTCAAGGCAGGCAAAGAACGAGACATTGGAGATACTTAAAGAAAATCGTGCCTCAATAAATGGAGGTGTAATACATTGTTACTCATATGATAGAGAATATGCAAAGAGATTCCTTGATCTGGGTTTTTACATCTCCATCCCAGGCACAATCACTTATAGTAATAATAATCAATCCTCAGAGGTTGTAAGATATGTTCCCATTGATAGGCTGCTGTCTGAGACAGATGCACCTTTTCTTACACCTGTTCCATTAAGGGGAAAAAGAAATGAACCATCTTATGTCAAATATACTGTAGAAAAGATGGCACAGATAAGAAAAATGAATGTAGAAGAGCTGACATCATATATATACAAAAATTTTATAAAATTGTTTTTGAAGGGACAGGAAGGAGATATGGCATGA
- a CDS encoding HD domain-containing phosphohydrolase produces MEELASIEKEIEELKSKSKSVYWNDEIILKTLNDCANCFFDLIGGESCYFHLASSRGKEVEYEYVISRKIKTGRSPNPIQIPNKVISSYLGKDKQSSIGWVRLTYSDANDFSFTPADKKRLSDMAQISALAIEDSIKYANNALIAECNQLAVILAFVRIIEAKSKWTLGHSERVTNVGVMLLEAALGDHEWVMSIDQDEVYKLERWFKFAGLLHDLGKVGISDALIDKPGRLTDEEFEKIKLHPGIGGSLMDVLGLECTKAVVPMIEHHHENYDGSGYPSGLKGNEIPPGSRILKIADVYCAITEERPYRTPMAHWDAIEDIKRHSGRFFDPKLVELFCKLPFENLDKKYEDAASEEDLGVAPTEEQFPEDPHSIPSIRKYSVYTRK; encoded by the coding sequence ATGGAAGAGTTAGCAAGTATTGAAAAGGAAATAGAAGAATTAAAATCAAAATCAAAAAGTGTCTACTGGAATGACGAGATAATTCTAAAGACCTTGAATGATTGCGCAAACTGTTTTTTTGACCTCATAGGTGGTGAATCCTGCTATTTTCATCTTGCCTCTTCCAGAGGAAAGGAAGTTGAATATGAATATGTAATCTCCCGTAAAATTAAAACAGGGAGAAGCCCAAACCCTATACAGATACCGAACAAGGTAATATCATCGTATCTTGGCAAAGATAAACAAAGTTCTATAGGCTGGGTAAGGCTCACATATAGCGACGCAAACGATTTCAGTTTTACCCCAGCTGATAAAAAACGCTTGTCAGATATGGCACAGATATCTGCCCTTGCCATAGAAGATTCCATCAAGTATGCAAATAATGCCCTTATAGCTGAATGCAATCAGCTGGCAGTAATTCTTGCCTTTGTAAGGATAATAGAGGCAAAGAGCAAATGGACATTAGGTCACAGCGAAAGGGTTACAAATGTAGGCGTGATGCTTCTTGAGGCAGCCCTGGGAGACCATGAATGGGTTATGTCCATTGATCAGGATGAGGTATATAAATTAGAAAGATGGTTTAAATTTGCCGGATTATTGCACGATTTGGGCAAGGTTGGCATAAGCGATGCCTTGATAGATAAACCAGGCAGGCTTACCGACGAAGAATTTGAAAAGATCAAACTCCATCCAGGTATAGGCGGTTCATTAATGGATGTCCTTGGTCTTGAATGCACAAAAGCAGTTGTGCCTATGATAGAGCACCATCATGAAAATTATGATGGGTCAGGTTATCCTTCTGGATTGAAAGGTAATGAGATACCGCCTGGCTCAAGGATCCTAAAGATCGCCGATGTATACTGTGCAATAACAGAAGAGAGACCATATAGAACCCCTATGGCTCATTGGGATGCCATAGAGGATATAAAGAGACACAGTGGAAGATTTTTTGATCCAAAACTTGTAGAGCTGTTCTGTAAATTGCCTTTTGAAAATTTAGATAAAAAATATGAAGATGCTGCTTCAGAGGAAGATTTAGGTGTAGCACCCACTGAGGAACAATTCCCTGAAGACCCACACTCTATACCTTCCATAAGAAAATACTCTGTCTATACAAGAAAGTAA
- a CDS encoding TRAP transporter substrate-binding protein has protein sequence MNKALLSKYSLLAFFVFFIFGLSIVCPSNGFTQNAVKLNYANFFPPTHKNSICVEEWIKEIEKRTKGAVKIHYYPANTLVPANQSFDAVLKGITDIAMSCFSYTRGRFPMMEVIDLPLGYRDGIQATKLINAYYKRFKPKELENVKVMYLVAHGPGILHTKKPVNKLEDLKGMKIKTTGTTATIIKALGATPVSLTMPETYDALRTGVVDGILAPVETLQGWKHGELVKATIQNFGSSYTIGTFVVMNKAKWNALPDNIKKIFEEVNKEWEFKQGKTWNDIDMEAYDYIQKRGNQIFKLSTEEDERWAMKVRPLLDEYVKEKKAMGFPADEALKFCLDFLKKN, from the coding sequence ATGAATAAGGCTTTGTTATCTAAGTATTCTCTTTTAGCTTTTTTTGTATTTTTTATTTTTGGATTATCTATTGTTTGTCCATCTAATGGCTTTACTCAGAATGCTGTTAAACTAAACTATGCAAACTTTTTTCCACCGACTCATAAAAATAGCATATGTGTTGAAGAGTGGATTAAGGAGATTGAAAAGAGGACCAAAGGCGCTGTAAAGATCCATTATTATCCTGCCAATACATTGGTTCCTGCCAACCAGTCTTTTGATGCTGTTCTCAAAGGGATTACCGATATTGCAATGAGCTGTTTTAGTTATACAAGGGGTAGATTTCCCATGATGGAGGTAATTGACCTTCCTCTCGGCTATAGAGATGGTATACAGGCAACAAAGTTGATAAACGCCTATTATAAAAGATTTAAACCAAAAGAACTTGAGAATGTAAAGGTCATGTATCTTGTGGCCCATGGGCCTGGTATCCTTCATACAAAGAAACCGGTAAACAAACTTGAGGATTTAAAAGGTATGAAGATCAAAACAACAGGGACTACAGCGACAATAATAAAGGCATTAGGCGCAACACCTGTTTCGCTCACAATGCCTGAAACATATGATGCATTAAGAACAGGTGTTGTGGATGGCATCCTTGCGCCAGTTGAAACACTTCAGGGTTGGAAGCACGGTGAGCTTGTAAAAGCCACCATACAGAACTTTGGCTCATCTTATACCATAGGGACCTTTGTGGTTATGAATAAGGCGAAATGGAATGCTCTGCCTGACAATATTAAAAAGATATTTGAAGAGGTGAATAAGGAATGGGAATTTAAACAGGGTAAGACCTGGAATGATATAGATATGGAGGCATACGACTATATCCAGAAAAGAGGTAATCAGATATTCAAACTCTCAACAGAAGAAGATGAGAGATGGGCAATGAAGGTGCGCCCCTTACTTGATGAGTATGTAAAAGAAAAGAAGGCAATGGGTTTTCCTGCAGATGAAGCTCTAAAATTCTGTCTTGATTTTTTGAAAAAGAATTAA
- a CDS encoding class I adenylate-forming enzyme family protein, with protein MDKGKTFLTLRTLIERNAQLFPQKIGFVEVEGKKRTLTFSMIKDRVNRMGNALLGLGLKRGDRVAILSQNSLEYLENSLSVPNAGLIYVLCNFRLAQPELEIILKDSEPSVLIVNEQFVEMAEALKKNMGSIKYVIYFGAQDKKPDGWLDYEELIKNASFETPNIDVYEDDVAYLMYTSGTTGMPKGVMQTHLNLYHAGRVGYMNNNLNMDDRVFVVCPFYHSTAYTPFLASIYIACPAYLFPRWDIELFFRYTEEERLSAGMLATPMVSMILDFPEFKRFDLASWKKLWFAGAGINPARYKEFIDTFGFILGEHHGTTETTGVTTNLSSRDIKEAFDRGEYNILESCGRASFDMEIRIVDENGSPVSSGGIGEMIAKGPGVSKGYWRKEKETQKVFKGEWFHTEDLCSIDERGYIRVIDRLKDMIITGGENVYPAEIEKVLYQLGEIKDASVIGTPHPVWGEAVTAVVVLKNKGSLKPEDIIRFCKGKVGGYKVPKVVHIVDELPRNPSGKILKRELKEMFFSKQ; from the coding sequence ATGGACAAGGGAAAAACTTTCTTAACTTTAAGAACACTTATAGAAAGAAATGCCCAGCTTTTTCCACAAAAGATTGGATTTGTAGAAGTTGAGGGAAAAAAAAGAACTCTAACATTTTCAATGATTAAAGACAGGGTTAACAGGATGGGCAATGCCCTACTTGGTCTTGGTTTAAAAAGAGGAGATAGAGTCGCCATATTAAGTCAAAATAGTTTAGAATATTTAGAAAACTCTTTATCAGTGCCAAATGCTGGCTTGATCTATGTTTTATGTAATTTTAGATTGGCTCAGCCAGAGTTAGAAATTATTCTTAAGGATTCAGAGCCATCAGTGCTAATAGTCAATGAACAGTTTGTAGAAATGGCAGAGGCATTAAAGAAAAACATGGGTTCAATAAAATATGTTATCTATTTTGGTGCCCAAGACAAAAAACCTGATGGCTGGTTGGATTATGAAGAGCTAATTAAGAATGCCTCTTTTGAAACACCCAATATTGATGTATATGAAGACGATGTGGCATATCTAATGTATACAAGCGGAACAACAGGGATGCCTAAGGGTGTAATGCAGACTCATTTAAATCTTTACCATGCAGGCAGAGTAGGTTATATGAACAATAACCTTAATATGGATGATAGAGTATTTGTTGTTTGCCCATTTTACCACAGCACCGCCTATACACCTTTTTTGGCAAGTATATATATTGCATGCCCTGCATACCTGTTTCCCCGATGGGATATAGAACTTTTTTTTAGATATACAGAAGAGGAAAGATTGTCAGCTGGCATGTTGGCAACCCCTATGGTTTCTATGATCCTTGATTTTCCTGAATTTAAAAGATTTGATTTAGCGAGCTGGAAAAAGCTTTGGTTTGCCGGTGCAGGCATCAATCCAGCAAGATATAAAGAATTTATAGATACCTTTGGGTTCATTTTAGGAGAGCATCATGGGACAACAGAGACGACAGGTGTTACAACCAATCTCTCCAGTAGGGATATAAAAGAGGCATTTGATAGGGGTGAATACAATATCCTTGAGTCTTGTGGCAGGGCGAGTTTTGATATGGAAATCAGGATTGTGGATGAAAATGGATCCCCTGTTTCATCGGGAGGGATAGGGGAGATGATAGCAAAAGGTCCAGGTGTATCAAAGGGATATTGGAGGAAAGAAAAGGAGACACAAAAGGTATTTAAGGGTGAGTGGTTTCATACAGAGGATTTGTGTTCAATAGATGAAAGAGGCTATATAAGAGTTATAGATAGGCTGAAGGACATGATTATCACTGGCGGAGAGAATGTATATCCAGCAGAGATAGAAAAGGTTCTATATCAGTTAGGTGAAATAAAGGATGCAAGTGTAATAGGGACACCTCACCCAGTATGGGGCGAGGCAGTAACTGCGGTGGTAGTTCTAAAAAATAAAGGGTCTTTAAAACCTGAGGATATTATCCGTTTCTGTAAAGGAAAGGTTGGAGGATATAAGGTACCAAAGGTAGTTCATATTGTAGATGAACTACCAAGAAATCCCTCTGGAAAGATACTAAAGAGGGAATTAAAAGAGATGTTTTTTAGTAAGCAATGA
- a CDS encoding MFS transporter: MIHYAWIIAFTGTIVTILAHGFGRMSYSVILPSMKDGLSLTYTQLGSIAMGNFIGYLSLAIIGGFLAARFGIRRVVFISLLVIGVSLFLTGFSQSFIFAFFMRLISGLGNGGSYVPIMALPAAWFVMKKRGLATGIVSGGIGFGLFLSGLILPPIISGFGKDGWRYAWFILGIIVFIFSFVCYAFLRNNPKEKGTTMYGGEEEQKGGIKVTLFSAFKDVVVEPEIWKLGCVYFMYGFSYIIYLTFFVAYLTKEMGVKPAEAGAIFSILGIFSIFCGVIYGWISDILGRKYGSMLAYTNLAIAYAILALWKDPAGFYVSAVAFGIAAFSIPTIMAAASGDAVGGRLAPAGLGFITLFFGIGQALGPVVGGWLKDSTGTFMYAFLLSAGVSLLGAIGSLILKKRTS; encoded by the coding sequence ATGATTCATTATGCCTGGATTATTGCCTTTACAGGAACTATTGTAACCATCCTTGCCCATGGTTTTGGGAGGATGTCATATTCTGTCATATTGCCATCTATGAAAGATGGCCTATCCCTTACCTATACACAACTCGGCTCTATTGCCATGGGGAATTTCATTGGATACCTCTCCCTTGCCATCATAGGCGGATTTCTTGCAGCACGTTTTGGGATAAGACGCGTTGTGTTTATATCTCTCCTTGTTATAGGGGTAAGTCTTTTTCTTACTGGTTTTTCCCAATCCTTTATATTTGCATTCTTTATGCGTCTTATCTCTGGTCTTGGTAATGGAGGTAGTTATGTGCCTATTATGGCACTCCCTGCTGCATGGTTTGTCATGAAAAAAAGGGGGCTTGCTACGGGTATTGTATCAGGCGGGATAGGTTTCGGGCTTTTTTTGTCAGGCTTAATATTACCTCCTATTATTTCTGGATTCGGTAAAGATGGTTGGAGATATGCATGGTTCATCTTGGGCATTATTGTATTTATCTTTTCTTTTGTATGCTATGCCTTTTTGAGAAACAATCCAAAGGAAAAAGGAACTACCATGTATGGTGGCGAGGAGGAACAAAAAGGCGGTATAAAGGTAACCTTGTTTTCTGCCTTCAAGGATGTGGTTGTAGAGCCTGAGATTTGGAAACTCGGCTGCGTATATTTCATGTATGGGTTTTCATATATCATATACCTCACATTTTTTGTGGCATACCTTACAAAGGAGATGGGGGTTAAGCCAGCAGAGGCAGGTGCCATATTCTCCATTTTGGGTATATTCAGTATATTTTGCGGTGTTATCTATGGATGGATCTCAGATATACTGGGAAGAAAATATGGTTCTATGCTTGCATATACAAACCTTGCCATAGCTTATGCCATCCTGGCATTATGGAAGGATCCTGCAGGCTTCTATGTTTCCGCAGTTGCTTTTGGTATAGCTGCCTTTTCAATACCAACTATCATGGCAGCAGCATCAGGTGATGCAGTGGGAGGGAGGCTTGCCCCTGCTGGTCTTGGTTTTATAACCTTATTTTTTGGTATTGGACAGGCACTTGGTCCTGTAGTAGGAGGGTGGTTAAAAGACTCAACAGGGACATTTATGTATGCATTTTTGCTTTCTGCTGGCGTGTCACTTTTAGGTGCAATAGGCTCCCTTATATTAAAAAAGAGGACGTCTTGA
- a CDS encoding FAD-binding oxidoreductase, whose translation MMDDKIIEELKLIVGADFVSTGDSVRELHSHDESFHAPVLPDVVVFPRSTEEVSKVVKLAYNNDIPITPWGVGTSLEGNPIPYHKGICIDFQYMNKVLTVRKEDFQVDVQVGVVYKELNKMLSRYGLFFPPDPGAAATIGGMIGNNASGIRTVRYGATKDNIMKIKVVLSNGEIIDLGTRARKSSSGYNLCALFIGSEGTLGIITEATLKLVGLPGGFTALRAVFPEVINATDTVFQVMSSGLMPAAMEFLDSHVMAVLNRDRGLSLHEMPTLLMEFHGYNEEGLKPELDFVEDICRENGCIFLDKGIGAAERARLWEMRHLTFESIKRSHPGLLPLIMDVAVPLSRYSEMVDYIKGEIKGLTAYVFGHAGDGNIHVIVMDRPDDKTRWRRVEEINERIVLMALRLEGTCSGEHGVGIGKRGFLPIEHGEGLEVMKRIKELFDPKGILNPGKFFL comes from the coding sequence ATGATGGATGATAAAATAATAGAGGAATTAAAATTAATTGTTGGTGCGGATTTTGTTTCTACAGGGGATTCAGTAAGGGAATTGCATTCCCATGATGAATCGTTTCATGCCCCTGTTCTGCCTGATGTGGTGGTCTTTCCCCGTTCTACAGAAGAGGTGAGCAAGGTCGTAAAACTGGCATACAATAATGACATTCCTATTACACCATGGGGGGTAGGGACAAGCCTTGAGGGAAACCCTATACCTTATCATAAAGGGATATGTATTGATTTTCAGTATATGAACAAGGTCCTTACTGTCAGGAAGGAGGATTTTCAAGTAGATGTCCAGGTAGGGGTTGTTTACAAGGAACTCAATAAGATGCTCAGCAGATATGGACTCTTTTTCCCGCCTGACCCAGGGGCTGCTGCCACTATTGGTGGTATGATAGGAAATAATGCAAGTGGTATAAGGACGGTAAGATATGGTGCCACAAAAGACAATATAATGAAGATAAAGGTTGTGCTTTCAAATGGTGAGATAATAGATTTAGGCACCCGTGCAAGGAAGAGTTCATCCGGTTATAATCTCTGTGCCCTTTTTATAGGTTCTGAAGGGACATTGGGGATAATAACAGAGGCAACCTTGAAGCTTGTAGGTTTACCGGGTGGCTTTACTGCATTGAGGGCGGTGTTTCCTGAGGTAATAAATGCCACAGACACTGTTTTTCAGGTAATGTCATCAGGCCTTATGCCGGCTGCAATGGAGTTTCTCGACAGCCACGTAATGGCTGTTTTAAATAGAGACAGGGGGCTTTCTTTACACGAGATGCCAACCCTGCTCATGGAGTTTCACGGATATAACGAAGAAGGATTAAAGCCAGAACTCGATTTTGTCGAGGATATATGCAGGGAAAATGGGTGCATCTTTCTCGACAAAGGCATAGGCGCTGCAGAAAGGGCAAGATTATGGGAGATGCGCCACTTGACATTTGAGTCCATAAAGAGAAGCCATCCAGGACTTTTACCTCTCATTATGGATGTGGCCGTGCCCTTATCAAGATACAGCGAGATGGTTGATTATATAAAGGGGGAGATAAAAGGTCTCACAGCCTATGTGTTCGGTCACGCTGGGGATGGGAATATCCATGTGATTGTCATGGATAGACCCGATGATAAAACAAGGTGGAGAAGGGTGGAAGAGATAAATGAAAGGATAGTCCTTATGGCATTGAGGCTTGAGGGGACGTGTTCGGGTGAGCATGGTGTAGGCATCGGAAAGAGGGGTTTTCTCCCTATTGAGCATGGTGAAGGCCTTGAGGTTATGAAAAGAATAAAAGAACTCTTTGATCCTAAAGGTATCTTAAATCCTGGAAAATTTTTTCTATAA